A window of the Dictyostelium discoideum AX4 chromosome 4 chromosome, whole genome shotgun sequence genome harbors these coding sequences:
- the plbD gene encoding phospholipase B-like protein has protein sequence MIIFKNLLKLLIILLTIKLYFCIEIKREEHLTILNELNENSDVIQYSILPGNNEEYEIVKGIQEDAIVYGYYMSNVEVNGWAYLSLVSNDKYNDSTQSRAFGYLEGYLTKDLIWNSKVNYYKNAFNSSEIPNKLDDWLTENIESIHTFIVNNRKSRYWNQITLVMDQINGMLDGYNEANTNSSETLSLHDFFVLNMFGDLFDLMPALNLDKEYKYFQKDLNDIQDWFKRSQHCSALIKVSSDYSELYSGHTTWSGYYTMLRIFKSYNQQFSSDVSGTLSKRNIFSSYPGALISVDDFYLLGDTRMVVIETTNSLVTNDLYHLIRPTTVLSWMRVIVSNRMSTNGKEWCENFQRYNSGTYNNQWMIVSYNLFVPYNELKDGALYVLEQIPGYIEFSDQTQALRQGWWNSYNIPFYETIYDASGYNNYTANNYSDSTIYYMSYQTCPRAEIFRNFAGYVESLEDFQSLLRYNDFEYDPLSHKLPFYAIASRYDLSKKNPSPFGATDTKVTCNSMIDQNTIVAISGPTTSNGQPIFEWNSKIDFMESTSHLGCPEKYNFPWVSFSDTTFRNL, from the exons atgataatttttaaaaatttattaaaattattaataattttattaacaataaaattatatttttgtattgaaattaaaagagaagaacatttaacaattttaaatgaattaaatgaaaatagtgaTGTGATtcaatattcaattttaccaggtaataatgaagaatatGAAATTGTTAAAGGTATTCAAGAAGATGCAATAGTTTATGGATATTATATGTCAAATGTTGAAGTCAATGGTTGGGCTTATTTATCATTAgtatcaaatgataaatacAATGATTCAACACAGTCAAGAGCATTTGGTTATTTAGAAGGTTATTTaacaaaagatttaatttggAATTCAAAAgtgaattattataaaaatgcATTCAACTCTTCAGAAATTCCAAATAAACTTGATGATTGGTTAACTGAGAATATTGAAAGTATTCACACATTCattgtaaataatagaaaaagtCGATATTGGAATCAGATTACATTGGTTATGGACCAGATTAACGGCATGCTCGATGGGTACAATGAGGCAAACACGAATTCCAGCGAGACGTTATCATTGCATGATTTTTTTGTGTTGAATATGTTTGGCGATTTATTCGATTTAATGCCTGCTTTAAATTTGGATAAAGAGTATAAATATTTCCAAAAGGATTTAAACGATATTCAAGACTGGTTTAAAAGATCCCAACATTGTTCTGCATTGATTAAAGTGTCAAGCGACTACTCTGAATTATATTCCGGCCATACTACATGGAGTGGGTATTATACAATGTTGAGAATATTCAAGAGTTATAACCAACAATTCTCATCAGATGTTTCAGGTACACTTTcgaaaagaaatattttcaGTAGTTATCCTGGTGCTTTAATTAGTGTTGATGATTTCTATTTATTGGGTGATACTAGAATGGTTGTAATTGAAACCACAAACTCTCTAGTCACCAATGACCTCTACCATTTAATTAGACCAACTACTGTTTTATCTTGGATGAGAGTCATAGTTTCAAATAGAATGAGTACAAATGGTAAAGAATGGTGTGAAAATTTCCAACGTTATAATTCTGGTacttataataatcaatggATGATTGTAAGTTATAATTTATTCGTCCcatataatgaattaaaagatgGTGCGCTTTATGTTTTAGAACAAATTCCAGGTTATATTGaatt ttCTGATCAAACTCAAGCATTAAGACAAGGTTGGTGGAATTCATATAATATACCATTTTATGAAACAATTTATGATGCATCGggttataataattatactgCTAATAATTATAGTGATAGTacaatttattatatgtCTTATCAAACTTGTCCAAGAGCTGAAATATTTAGAAATTTCGCAGGTTATGTTGAATCACTTGAAGATTTCCAATCATTATTAAGatataatgattttgaatatGATCCACTTTCACATAAACTTCCATTCTATGCCATAGCATCACGTTACGACCTTTCAAAAAAGAATCCTTCTCCATTTGGTGCAACTGATACAAAAGTAACTTGTAACTCTATGATTGATCAAAATACAATTGTCGCAATTAGTGGTCCAACTACATCAAATGGTCAGCCAATATTTGAATGGAAttcaaaaattgattttatggAGTCAACTTCACATTTAGGTTGCCctgaaaaatataatttccCATGGGTATCT
- the osbI gene encoding oxysterol binding family protein, member 9 produces MTEVQSITTSGEIKMPLSPSSSSSSISSSTTNNTNIKSIPILSQCYSFSGKGNGKELQDKIFRQNSRHSNGGWKFVDDIELKKQRGVCWSLVKSVGNSIIEGKELTSTCLPIELFEARSFLEKVTDTMAFGPLYLKAAAETNDPIERMKMVASFVVSGLHLTTTIAKPFNPLLGETFECDLADGSSAFCEQISHHPPISSWKLLEKDGKYKYTGHFIWSAGCRGNVVKGCLKGPHNIEFADGTNIAFTYPDVLIKGIFWGDRVTEFCGKMLFTDEKNDLACELIFNPNALGFVKSFFSKQKTPCDTIDGRIFRINNNKIKDGNCDKINPDDVLCKMEGTWLTSFLIDQVEYWNIRMIPHGVIYRDPETTLPTDSGRRDDIKHLKMGNLEEAKKYKALIEDNQRKQKKEKDEKLKKDEKLKKEDKKNQK; encoded by the exons atgacagaAGTTCAATCTATTACTACAAgtggtgaaattaaaatgCCACTATCtccttcatcttcttcttcttctatTTCTtcctcaacaacaaataatacaaacattaaatcaataccaattttATCACAATGCTATAGTTTTAGTGGTAAAGGAAATGGTAAAGAATTACaagataaaatttttagaCAAAATTCAAGACATTCAAATGGTGGTTGGAAATttgttgatgatattgaattaaaaaaacaaagagg agtTTGTTGGTCATTAGTTAAAAGTGTGGGTAATAGTATTATTGAAGGTAAAGAATTAACAAGCACATGtttaccaattgaattatttgaagcaAGATCATTTTTAGAGAAAGTTACGGATACAATGGCATTTGGTCCATTATATTTAAAGGCAGCAGCTGAAACCAATGATCCAATTGAAAGAATGAAAATGGTTGCATCATTTGTTGTATCTGGGTTACATTTGACAACTACAATTGCTAAACCATTTAATCCATTGCTAGGTGAAACGTTTGAATGTGATTTAGCCGATGGATCAAGTGCATTTTGTGAACAGATTTCACATCATCCACCAATTTCAAGTTGGAAACTATTGGAAAAAGATGGTAAATACAAGTACACTGGTCATTTCATTTGGTCAGCTGGTTGTCGTGGTAATGTAGTCAAGGGTTGTTTAAAGGGTCCCCATAATATTGAGTTTGCCGATGGTACAAATATAGCATTCACATATCCTGATGTTTTAATCAAGGGTATATTTTGGGGTGATAGGGTCACTGAATTTTGCGGTAAAATGCTATTCACTGATGAAAAGAATGATTTGGCTTGTGAGTTGATTTTCAACCCAAATGCATTAGGTTTCGTTAAAAGTTTcttttcaaaacaaaaaactcCATGTGATACAATCGATGGTAGAATATTTAGaattaacaataacaaaATCAAAGACGGAAATTGTGATAAAATCAACCCTGATGATGTATTATGCAAAATGGAAGGTACTTGGTTAACCTCTTTCTTAATTGATCAAGTCGAATATTGGAATATTAGAATGATACCACATGGTGTAATCTATCGTGATCCTGAAACAACACTTCCAACCGATAGTGGTCGTCGTGATGATAtcaaacatttaaaaatgggTAATCTTGAAGAAgctaaaaaatataaagccCTCATAGAAGATaatcaaagaaaacaaaaaaaagaaaaagatgaaaaattaaaaaaagatgaaaaattaaaaaaagaagataaaaagaatcaaaaataa